The stretch of DNA AATAACACTATACAATGCCGGATTTTCGGCCGACCAAAGTACAGGATTCTTGATTCCGGTTTCCATCAGGATTGTCTTTTCTTCTTTTGACCGGAGTTTATTAATATTTCCGGAAAGGACAGCAACCGTTTTTCCCGAGGGGTCTAAAAGGGAAACTTCCACCATACTGCCATCTACAGGCCGATCTCCATAATTTCTTACCGAAGCATTTACTTTGAAAACCGACATGCTGTAATCATTATCATTAAATTCCGAATTCAAACGGAAATCACGGATATGTACTTTCGGCGAAGCGTACATATACACATCCCGGTGAATTCCACTTAAGCGAAACATATCCTGGTCTTCGATATAACTGCCGTCCGTCCATCGGTATACTTCTACAGCAACCGTATTTTCTCCCGGTCTTATATATTTTGAAATATTGAATTCGGCATCATTATTCGATCCCTGGCTATATCCGACCTTACGACCGTTTACCCAGACATACATCCCGCTATAAACTCCGTCAAAATGAAGAAATACCTCTTTATCTTTCCAGTTGTCAGGAATATTGAAATTCCTTCGGTAAGAGCCTACCGGATTTACTTCGGTTTCATTCGTATATCCTTTTTGGGGAAGGATCAGCGACGTCTGATTTTTAAAAGGATAAGTAATATTCGTATAGATAGGCGTTCCATATCCGAACATCTCCCAACTGGACGGAACGGGTATCTCTTTCCATGAAGACACGTCATATTCCGTCTTGTAAAAATCAACAGGCCTTTCGGACGGTTGTTTTACCCAATGAAATTTCCACAGACCGTTTAAAGACTGATAAAATGATGATGAAGGCGTTTCCCAGGGCCTCTCATAATATTTATCCGATTTCAGGCTGTTTGTCGAAGGAAAAGGAATATAAGAACAATGTCCCGGTTCTTTATTAACCGCAAATATCTGTTCGTTTTCCCATTCCGCTTTTCCGTGTAAATTATCGGGAGGGAGTTTAGCAGAAGTTGCTTTAAGCTTCCACGAATTTGAAGCACCGGGTAATATGTATATATCTGTTCCGGCTGTTTCTTTTGTTTTGAAAGAGATCCTCTTATCCGAATTACCGGATTGAATAATATAACGGTCATTACCGGATTTTATAAATTTCCAGAGCTGATTTACATTTCCCCTGCTATAATCCCAGATACCTAAAGGTTTTTTACCTCCTTCGGAACTGGCTATGTCAAGGCTTTTTAATGTAAACGGATTATATACTATATAATAATCTTTATAAGGTACAAGCCTCCAAAGTTGTCCATTATTGTTCTTCTCTTCTTTACACAGATAAATAGTAGTCGAATTGCTCCGGCTTTCTTTATTGTCAAGGACTAGCCCGGAAGGACTTACTATTTTATACAAAATATGCTCGTTTATTTCCTGCGAATACAATTTTATATGCATCACAAAGACAAGCAATGTCGATATAAAGATATATATGATATTTTTTCTTCCGTTCATAGATAGTATATTATGGTAGTAGTAATAATCCTGGTATAAATTAACTCCGATCAGCGTATTCTCAAAAAGCTTACGCCGTGAGAGGGCAAATTCAGCCGCATAGAACTCGTTATATTAGGAATATCTGTCTGGCGCCATACATCCCTGACTTCGTTCACAACAGGGTAACCTAACGAAGAAAATAACAAATCGTATACTTCATCTACGTTCCCTAAATTAAATATTCCTACGGCTTTGCTGCCATCTTCCAATTCTTTTACCCATATCTGAATATTTTTATCTTTAATCAGCCGTTGCGCCTGTTTCCCAAGCGGATCCTGATTAACATCCAGCACTTCGGTATTTGTCAATAAACTAAGTGTAAACGGTTCCAGCTGACTTAAATCACAACCTATTAATAGCGGAGAAGCCAGCAGACTCCACAGTGTGATGTGTGTATATTGTTCATCGGGAGTAAGTCGGGAATTCCGTAATTCTTCACCCCAGCCTACTTTACCCACAATAAGCATATCGGGATCGTTCCAATGACCGGGGCCAGCATAAGAATAATAAGGATATTGATTGAATCCTATATCACTCATAGATTCCCAGGTATCGGTAATATCCCAGGTTGTTCTCCAACTGTTTCCTATGGCAGCACCCCAGCGCCATACATCGTCAAAACCATATTGGCACAGGCTATAAACGATGTCACGATCGAGTTCTCTCAAATGTTTTTGCATTAATAAATAAGGTTTCATATATGCAGAGGTAGAGGTATCTTTTTCACGATCGAAAACTTCGCTGTAATAGCACCAGTCATATTTCAGATAATCGACACCCCATTTGGCAAATATTTCGACATCTTGTTTCTCATGTTGATAAGAACCCAGATAACCGGCACAATCCCTGGGACCGGGAGAAGTATATATACCAAATTTCAAGCCCAGTGCATGAATACTGTCTCCTAATGCTTTCATATCCGGGAATTTTTTATTCGGTAGCATATTTCCCTTACTGTCTCGTGTATCCTGCCAGCCACCATCCAGATTTATATACGACCAACCGTAATGCATCAATCCCTTTTCTTTAAAAATATGGGCACTTTGCAACATTTTCTCCTGGTCTACTTTTAGCCCCCAACAGTTCCAACTGTTCCAGCCCATAGGAGGAGTAAGGGCTATTTTATCTCCTATCCTGATAAGTAACTCGCCTCGGGCTGCCCCTTTTTCGTTCTTTGCGGTCAAAATAACTTTATAATCTCCTTCCTTCTCGGGTTTCCCTGTGATAATACCAGTTTTACGGTCCAATTTCAATCCTTTGGGCAATCCCTGAGCCTCAAACGTCATCGGATAAATTCCGGAAGCGGCGATCGTAAATAAGAACGGATGTCCCGGACGGGCTCCATATACTTTGGGACCGTTTATCTTTGGAAAATCGGAAACAGGAGGAGTCAAAATATAATAAGAAATAATTTCCTTATTTTTGAATTTGCTTGTTTTATCGTCAATGTACGTAACATTAATTTTAATTCTTGTATTACCAGGAAATGCGATTTTCTTATCTAAGACTTTCAAGGGTGCTATTTCGATTTTTTCTGTTATCGTCTGAAGCATCTTGCCTTCTTGGGTATCTTCAACCGTAATCTGTAATTTTCCTGACTGCGTTTGGGGTAATTTATTGCGGAGATAAATATGATATTCACTCTCATTATAATCATTCAATGCCGTATAATCTATATCAAGTCCGTCTATCAGGTCATAAATCTGTAACGTAGGGATATCTGCATAAATCCCTCCCGAGCTTTCGCCGTCATATACCCTTATCGCCAGCACATTTTCTTCATCCCAAAGAACCGCCGGATCATCTAAATTCACAATATAATTCCTTGGTATTTCCCAACGGGAAACGAATCCTTCGGGATCGGAAGGAAATGTACCTGTTTTTCCTATTAACTTTCCATTGAGATAAACCTCGTCGGCATCATCTATTTTAGCTACATAAAAATTCAGTTTTTCTTTCAGATATGATTTATCCAGCATCGTTTTAGGCAGAAAGAAATGTATGCGATACCAAGCATATCCGTCGTAATTCATATATCCCTGTCTTTCCCAAGGAATAGAAGTTTTCACCTGTTTCCAGTCATTATCATCAAAAGTTCTTTCTTTCCAGGAAATATTATCTCCGGTTTTAAATCTTGCTTCAGGAAAAGATAAATGCAGCTGTGCGCTTAGATGCGTCATAATAAAAAGGCAGCTCACAAATAACAATACTTTATTTTTCATATAAATTATGTTTTTCATTGGTTTTATTTACTGGAATAAACATCATCTTTCTCAATGAGATAATAGTCGATTCATTTCTCTATTTCAATGATATAGGGATGATTTGTCATATTTAAATTAATTGCGGATATACCGCTTACTACCTTAACCGGTTTTGTTCCTACTACTGGATTATAGATTGTCGCTTTCTTTAATACTTCTCCAAAATTCACCCGGATATTATCTGCACCTTCTTTAAAACGCTCGCCCCAGATGACAAGAGAAAAATTACCGTTACTTTTCTGAAGCAACAAATCATGTACGGTTTCGGGCTGATCGGCAATGCCATAAGACAAACTACCCGGAGAATCAATAGATTTATTATCGGCCAGAATGGTAGTAAAGTTATGCAAATAGTCAGCGGCTAATCTGGGAGTATAATCCGGTCCGTAAAATCCATAAGTCAATTCAGGATTTTCATCGGTTCTGTCCCTTAAAATATACATAGCCGTATGGCTCCATCCCCGTTTGTACTGAGCCAGATATGTGGACATATATAATAATGCCTGCATCTCTTCGGTAACTTCACCATTTATCGTAGATCCTGTCTCGGTGGTTACCCGGGGTAAAGACCGTAGCTCATCTTCGGTATAACCGGTAAAATTCTTTATCCAGGTTTTTCCGAAATTACCATATAAACCATCGACCTTACAAGCACTTGTAGGATCAGATGCTACCCATGTCTGGTTATTTTGTACCGGAGGAAAACCCGGATGAACAAAATAATTATGACAACAGGCTACATCGGCATATTGGGTTCCATCGGGCATTAACGTATTCGCCCCGGCCGGAATAGTAAGATACTGTAAACCGCAATTATCGGTTTGAGCTCCGGTCTCCGTTGTACTCCAGACAGGATAATCTTTTAATATCTCATCTTTTTTCACAGCTGTATATAAATCTCTATGTAATTCGGCTACCGGCAGCCAAGAAGCATTAGCTCCTCCTTTTTTACCTTTATATTTCACATCCCAGTTATTCGGTTCATTGCAACCTTCAATGGCGAGCAAGGCCTGTGACTGTGCCACTTTTTTTACATTAGAAATAAAAGCCGGAAGATTAAAGTTTTTCTTTGTATTGAGACTACCCAAGCAACAAGCGACCTTTACTCCGCTTTTTTTATAAAACTCGGCTATGGAAGCTGGTTTATCTGCATTATCAAGACGTATCCAACGTATCCCCGTGTACTTACAACATTCCACGGTTTTGTCAATATTCTCACCCCGGCCATAAATAGCACTATTGGCTCCGATACTATTGAGAAAATCATTCGCCGGCACAGCAACCTCTTCTTTTACTGCTATAGACCGAGGATTACTACTGTAAACACGCACATAATCTACATACATATCTGCAACATTATTATATCGAGACAAGTCTACCGGCCAGCCGCCGCCAGTCGCCAGATTGATCATGAAGTACAAAGGTTTGGTTTTAGATATAGGTAATGTTTCGTGGCGGGCAACTTCAATATTATCACAATAATAGATAGTTTCGGTCTCTGTTATTTTACAACCGTAAATATGGGGAGATTCATACCATGTCGATGGAATTCCGTATTTGTTCATATCGGTCGGAAAGTAGCTGGCATGAAAAGCGTCACAAATCTGCTGAGGCGCTCCGGGCTGATTCCAGGCATGTGCAGCAATACTGTACAAGGGACCCGAATTAGGAGAATCTTTACCTTCACCTCCATAAGCTTCTATAATATCCAGTTCATCATTCGGTTCACGATAATTATTTATATCGTCTTTCACACTCATTAACCAAAAAGCAGGCCAGGTGCCCGGAGCATTCGGACCTATAAAACGACACTCGAAATAACACGGCATCATCGTAGAAAATCCGGTCTTATCGCTAAAGATAGAAGATATCAGCCCTGTACTGTTCTTGTTCGCGTCGATCCGTATCCTCAAATACGAGTCTATCTGGCTAAACGGATTCTTGGAAGAATTAAAATCCACAAAAGGGATAGAACTGAAATCTTCTTCCCCGCGTGGCGGTTTATGATCATAATACGTAGCATTTGAACCGTCGCCTCCTATAGAGAGAGCGGAATCAAAATCATCGGCATAGACCAATGTCATACCTTGTGCCGGAGACGGAGTTGCAGGTAATCCCTCTTTCCAGGATACACCGCTTTTATTATAAAGCTGAAGATAGCAATTATCGGTATTAGAAGCACTGCTACCCGATATTCTTAAGGTAATTGGACCATGCGGATATTCATTGGCAGGGAATACAAAAGAACCAGTTCCTTTATCGTCCAATTTTACGGTTCCAACAACCGAATTTGTTCCCAAACCGGTTCCTTGTTTCCAACAGTGGACCATAATCTGTTCGAAATTAGGGGCGAGAATATCTATTTTGGTATTCCCTTGTATCTCTGAACAGTATCGAGGAGATACTACTTTAATTATATCCGCAGAATAAGCATTACAAAAGAAACAAAATAAAATAATGCTGAATAATAATGTTTTTTTCATGGTCTTATATATATTTGAATTCTTTTTTAAGACTGAATAAAATAAATTCTTGAAAACACAGTTTAATTAAACCAGTCCATTTAATAAGCATATTTACAATCCGTATATTTAATGTATATATTTTAAAACTTAATCGTAACACCTTACAAATTATACAGCTTAAAATATATTTAACGCGGGGTTCGTAACAGATATAAAGGTTAAAGAAAATAGTTAACCGGGAAACCCACTCCTTTATTAGCACATTTATGAAACAAAGATAAATTAAGAATTACATTATTACTTATTGATGAATTGCATTAAATTATGGTATATTTGCACAATGTTGTTTTTCATGAACAATATAATAACAATTACGAATTAATAAAATACATCCGAACAAAGACATAATAAATTAATTCATTATATATCAAATATTTAAAGATAATAATTCAATCATATCTTATTCAAAAGAACAGATCAATTGAATCAACTTCAGTCAGGAGGAGTATACTAAAGTTTACGAAATAGCGGGATACAAGCACTATTATATTTAATATTGAATTTTCTTGTAATCCGGTAATTATAAAAAACAATCGGGTTTATAAGTACCTTATCCAAATTTCAACTCAAATATAGAAATAAATAAATTAAAAAAAGAAAGGTAAAGTTGTAAAAATACAGTCGTTTCAGAATTTATTTTTAGCCTGAAATTCTTCATAAAAAAGATATGCTATCTAAACATACTTTCGGAAAAAGTATATATGTTATTAAATTTCAAGCCAATCTATCTATTTTCAATAAAATCTAATATGTACGAATCAGAATCTTATATTCCAATAAATTAAACTTTCGTCTCTTTTTTCAAAATAAGAACAGCATATTCAAAAAAAAATTATAATTTCACCCCGCTGAATCAATTGAATTTATGAATCAGGTGTTGATACCGGAAAAATTATATATTTAAAATTTCCCTTCTAAATAAATGTAACGAGTAATACTTTCAGGGAATAAATAATTTTATTAAACAGGTGTACCATGGAATCTTATGAAAGTTTTTCCAGAACAGAATTATTAGAAATAATTGACCATCTCAAAAAGGAAAATGAACAACTCGCTTCCCACGTAAGAGGGCATAATGCACGAGATCATAAATCCGAAGTCATAGTAAAATATGCCGGTAAAATATTCGATTCACTCCCCGTCATGCTTACGATATTGGATCATTCTGGTACTATTGTAGATTATATTCCTTCGGGGAAAAATAATTATACAGGATCAATCGGTAACCAACTGATAGGAACACATCTCTCTCACATACTTCCAGACGAAGCTTATAATAAAATTCTGGATAATCTGGAATCGGTCATCACGACCCATCTTCCTTCCACCACATATTATTCGTTACAAAACAATAACAGGTTACGACATTTCGAAAATTATATATTTCCACTTAACGACCAACATATTTTTTGTATTTTCCACGATATCACCGACTCTGAAAACGAATTAAAAACATTAAAATACGCGGTGAACAGAGCAATGGAAGAAATATATTCCTGCTCATTAGACGGTACGATAAAATTTGCAAATCAACACTTTATAGACAGACATCATTTATCCCAACCTCTTTCTCAATACAAGATATACGATTTGAACGATTCTTTGCAAGGTAGAGAGCAATGGGAAGAAAAAATAAGAATAATAAATTCCACAGAAAATAAAACCTTAAAATATACCACCCGATACGGACGAGAAAAGGAAAACAATATAGCACAAGAAATAGTGGCATCCATTATACAGGACCCCTCAAAAGAGAGTACGATATGGTTCTTTGCCAGAGATATATCGCTAAGGATGGAGCAGGAAAACAAAATCAAAGAACTTAATTACATCATGGATGCTATCCTGAATAATATCCCCGTATATCTCTTTGTAAAAGATCCCGGGAACGATTTCAAATATCTATATTGGAATAAAGCATTCGAAGAATATTCCCATATTCCGGCTACTCATGCCCTGGGAAGAACCGATTTCGAAATATTTCCCAACCGGCAGGATGCCGAAAAATTCAGAAAAGACGATCTGCTGTTATTAAAGACAAGAGAAAGACTGGAATTCCAGGAGGAATATGTCACTGCGACCGGAGAAACCCGTGTTGTAAGTACATCGAAAGCCCTTGTACCTACAGAAAATAAAATTCCCCTCGTTATAGGAGTGTCGTGGGATATTACGGAACTGAAAGAATCGGAAAAAGAACTTATATCCGCACGTATAAAAGCCGAACAGTCCGACCGGTTAAAATCGGCGTTTCTCGCCAATATGAGCCATGAGATAAGGACTCCCCTGAATGCTATTGTCGGTTTTTCAAAATTGATGGCAGAGACTACTGATGAAGAAGAAAAACAACAATATTGCGATATCATCGATAATAATTCCGAAATGCTCCTGCAACTTATCAACGATATCCTGGATATTTCCAAAATAGAAGCGGGAACTCTTACATTCATAAACAAGCCTTTCGACCTAAGCGCTTTATGTCAGGATATATTTGAAGTACACAAAAACCGTGTAAAAAAAGGAGTAGAGCTCATTTTCGAAAATAACCGTCCCGGACTTATATTACAAAGTGACCAAAACCGGATTGCACAAGTTATCACAAATCTTATTACCAATGCAATAAAATTCACCGACCAGGGAAATATCCGGTTCGGCTTCTACATAAAAAATGAACAAATCAATTTCTACGTAATAGATACGGG from Barnesiella propionica encodes:
- a CDS encoding glycoside hydrolase family 16 protein, which codes for MKKTLLFSIILFCFFCNAYSADIIKVVSPRYCSEIQGNTKIDILAPNFEQIMVHCWKQGTGLGTNSVVGTVKLDDKGTGSFVFPANEYPHGPITLRISGSSASNTDNCYLQLYNKSGVSWKEGLPATPSPAQGMTLVYADDFDSALSIGGDGSNATYYDHKPPRGEEDFSSIPFVDFNSSKNPFSQIDSYLRIRIDANKNSTGLISSIFSDKTGFSTMMPCYFECRFIGPNAPGTWPAFWLMSVKDDINNYREPNDELDIIEAYGGEGKDSPNSGPLYSIAAHAWNQPGAPQQICDAFHASYFPTDMNKYGIPSTWYESPHIYGCKITETETIYYCDNIEVARHETLPISKTKPLYFMINLATGGGWPVDLSRYNNVADMYVDYVRVYSSNPRSIAVKEEVAVPANDFLNSIGANSAIYGRGENIDKTVECCKYTGIRWIRLDNADKPASIAEFYKKSGVKVACCLGSLNTKKNFNLPAFISNVKKVAQSQALLAIEGCNEPNNWDVKYKGKKGGANASWLPVAELHRDLYTAVKKDEILKDYPVWSTTETGAQTDNCGLQYLTIPAGANTLMPDGTQYADVACCHNYFVHPGFPPVQNNQTWVASDPTSACKVDGLYGNFGKTWIKNFTGYTEDELRSLPRVTTETGSTINGEVTEEMQALLYMSTYLAQYKRGWSHTAMYILRDRTDENPELTYGFYGPDYTPRLAADYLHNFTTILADNKSIDSPGSLSYGIADQPETVHDLLLQKSNGNFSLVIWGERFKEGADNIRVNFGEVLKKATIYNPVVGTKPVKVVSGISAINLNMTNHPYIIEIEK
- a CDS encoding putative Ig domain-containing protein codes for the protein MKNKVLLFVSCLFIMTHLSAQLHLSFPEARFKTGDNISWKERTFDDNDWKQVKTSIPWERQGYMNYDGYAWYRIHFFLPKTMLDKSYLKEKLNFYVAKIDDADEVYLNGKLIGKTGTFPSDPEGFVSRWEIPRNYIVNLDDPAVLWDEENVLAIRVYDGESSGGIYADIPTLQIYDLIDGLDIDYTALNDYNESEYHIYLRNKLPQTQSGKLQITVEDTQEGKMLQTITEKIEIAPLKVLDKKIAFPGNTRIKINVTYIDDKTSKFKNKEIISYYILTPPVSDFPKINGPKVYGARPGHPFLFTIAASGIYPMTFEAQGLPKGLKLDRKTGIITGKPEKEGDYKVILTAKNEKGAARGELLIRIGDKIALTPPMGWNSWNCWGLKVDQEKMLQSAHIFKEKGLMHYGWSYINLDGGWQDTRDSKGNMLPNKKFPDMKALGDSIHALGLKFGIYTSPGPRDCAGYLGSYQHEKQDVEIFAKWGVDYLKYDWCYYSEVFDREKDTSTSAYMKPYLLMQKHLRELDRDIVYSLCQYGFDDVWRWGAAIGNSWRTTWDITDTWESMSDIGFNQYPYYSYAGPGHWNDPDMLIVGKVGWGEELRNSRLTPDEQYTHITLWSLLASPLLIGCDLSQLEPFTLSLLTNTEVLDVNQDPLGKQAQRLIKDKNIQIWVKELEDGSKAVGIFNLGNVDEVYDLLFSSLGYPVVNEVRDVWRQTDIPNITSSMRLNLPSHGVSFLRIR
- a CDS encoding PAS domain-containing protein codes for the protein MESYESFSRTELLEIIDHLKKENEQLASHVRGHNARDHKSEVIVKYAGKIFDSLPVMLTILDHSGTIVDYIPSGKNNYTGSIGNQLIGTHLSHILPDEAYNKILDNLESVITTHLPSTTYYSLQNNNRLRHFENYIFPLNDQHIFCIFHDITDSENELKTLKYAVNRAMEEIYSCSLDGTIKFANQHFIDRHHLSQPLSQYKIYDLNDSLQGREQWEEKIRIINSTENKTLKYTTRYGREKENNIAQEIVASIIQDPSKESTIWFFARDISLRMEQENKIKELNYIMDAILNNIPVYLFVKDPGNDFKYLYWNKAFEEYSHIPATHALGRTDFEIFPNRQDAEKFRKDDLLLLKTRERLEFQEEYVTATGETRVVSTSKALVPTENKIPLVIGVSWDITELKESEKELISARIKAEQSDRLKSAFLANMSHEIRTPLNAIVGFSKLMAETTDEEEKQQYCDIIDNNSEMLLQLINDILDISKIEAGTLTFINKPFDLSALCQDIFEVHKNRVKKGVELIFENNRPGLILQSDQNRIAQVITNLITNAIKFTDQGNIRFGFYIKNEQINFYVIDTGHGVPKEKIDTIFDRFIKLNNFAQGTGLGLSICKMILEKIGGTISLESEEGRGSTFRFTIPYKNEINKKETIKPIKSIDTMVKTQLQGKKILVAEDIESNFLLLKVCLEKNYNLVRAKDGVEAIAKFKECNPDLIFMDIKMPEMDGLDATKIIRNLSPDIPIIALTAFAFEEDKQKAFKAGCNDFITKPVSFKRLNEILNQYLHTE